AATAAGATAGCTGATCTCTCAGATGTGGTGTTACGTGTGCCAGCAGTAGAAAAATCTTTGAGGGAAGGTGCAATGAACTCGAGAATATCACAGCTAGCAATAATAGACATGTTATTTATAGGAATGGTTAGAAATAATATAAAAGAAGTAGAGGAAAAATTAATTGAAACAAGAGAAGCAGTTAAAGAAATGTATAAGTAGGGGTATAATAAGCTTCCTCAATTTCACATAATTTCACATGATTATTCAATAATAATAATACCAATTGGTGTAAGTGCTCAAACATTAACAACTAAAACTGAAATATGAGGGGAATGTAGCTTGATTTGTATAACCAAATCTAGCTACATTCTTCTTTTGTATTAGTAAATGGTAGTTTAAAATATACGCTTAAAAAGTAATGTAAATGGACAATTTATGATTGCAAGTAAAACAATACGGGGTAGTCAGATTGATATTATTTCTAATGTAATTTTAGCAAAGAACCTTTTTAAGAGAAAGTGAATTTTAAATTGTTTGAATTATTAATTCCTCTAATTGTAATCTTGGTCTTTGTGATGGGTTTTGGTCGGGGTACCCTATAGGTAATAATGCTACCACATCATATCTTTCATCAAGCTCAAGAATTTCCTTTGCTTTTTTACTGTTAAACATCATTATCCAACAACTTCCAAGACCTAAGTCTACAGCCCTCAAAGCTATGTGTTCTAGTGCTATTGTTGCATTTAAAAACAAATATGATTTTAGGCTTTCTTCATCCATTTCTTTTTTTCTTTTTTCTAAAGCATCTGAATCTTTACTCATGTTAGCAAGTGGTGTATCTATAAAAGCATTTGCTTCAATTAATTCCTTTGTTCGAGCATTTGTTGTAGTTAAAACTTGTTTGTCTATACAACACACTATAATTAATGGTGCCCTTGTTACAAAAGGTAATGGAGTACACTGCGCAAGTTTTGATCTAGCCTCCAGACTTTTAATTATTACATAACGGGTAGCCTGCAAGTTGCTTCCTGATGGTGCAAGTCGTCCGGCTTCAATGAGTTCTGTTATATATTGATCAGGAATAGGATCAGGTTTAAATTTTCTTATACTTCTTCTAGATTTTATAGTTTCAATTAATTCCATTTATAACACTCCTCCTATAATATAGAAAAGATATATATATTTTTACATCAATTATATGGTATTACAATAAACTGTGCTGGAAAAGAAATGGGTTTAAGCGCATTTATACCCTATTAAGCGAAACCTAAACACATAATATTGTACAATTGTTTTATTATTCAATTATACATCATATTATTTTGCTAAAAGTAGTTTTCAAAGAAAATATTATTAAAAATATCTATTGACATTAACGCTACGTAAATGTGTACAATAATCTTGTAAGGAGATGAGCGTATGGAATATACAGTGCAAAAGTTAGGAAAGCTCGCAGGTGTGAGCACCAGAACACTTAGGTATTATGATGAAATAGGAATTCTGAAGCCGGCAAGAATTAATTCGTCAGGATATCGAATTTATGGTGAAAAAGAGGTTGATAGGTTACAGCAAATACTGTTTTACAGAGAACTCGGTGTGAGTTTAGATAGTATAAAGGAAATAGTAACTGCACCTTCCTTTAATGCAGCTAATGCACTTATAGAACATCGTGAAAAGCTCCTGGAAAAAAGAAATCAATTGGATACTTTAATAGCAAATGTAGATAAAACAATAGCAATAACTGGAGGGGAAATTAAAATGAGTGATAAAGAAAAATTTGAAGGCTTTAAGAAAAACATGATTGATGATAATGAGAAAAAGTATGGTAGTGAAATAAGAGAAAAGTATGGCAAGGATACAATTGAAAAATCAAATGCAAAGGCAATGAACATGACACAGAAGCAGTACGATGAGGTGACAAAGCTTGCGAGCCAGGTGACAATCACCCTAGCTGAAGCTTTTAAAAATGGCGACCCTGCAAGTGATATAGCACAAGAGGCAGCGGACTTGCACAAAAAATGGCTTACCTACTATTGGAGTGAGTATAGCAAGGAGGCACATGCTGGGCTCGCTCAAATGTATGTTGATGATGAAAGATTCACAGCGTACTATGATAAAGAACAACCTGGTACGGCAGCTTTTTTAAGAGATGCAGTTCTCATCTACACAGGTATGAAAAAATAATAAAAAAGCTGTTATTACCTCAAAGGTTGCAGCATTAATTGAAAAATATTTTTTTTTGTAAAAGGGTGCCTATTTGGCATCCTTTTAGTTGATGGAGGACGATGGAAATCTCGTTCAGAGGTATTGGGTAGAGTTATAAGGTAAAATTGTTGACTACTAGAATTGACACAAAGGAAGGATGAGTTACTTGAGTATTTTTGAAACCGGCATGTTAATTTGCTTTGGATTAGCTTAGCCAGCAAACATTTATAAATCTATAAAATCACGTTCCACAAAGGGAAAAAGTGCAATGTTTTTGATTATAGTAATAGTGGGGTATATATTCGGAATTATACACAAAATATTATATAGCAGAGATATAATAATGATATTATATCTTATAAATTTTCTAATGGTATTAGTGGATCTTATATTGTATTATAAAAATAAAAAATATGAGGTTTAAAATTGTATTTCTATTAGAGGAAGCCGCCATTTAATAAGGACTTAATGATTCTATAATGACAGAAAAAGTAAAGCGTGCATTGGTTAATCAAAAGGTTGCTTTCAAGCCTAAGTGAGTGTAGTTTCTTGAAAAAGAAATAGCACAATGAACTACGTTAGATGATTGGTTAAAGACGTACCTTTAGATGTACTTCAGTCTGAAGCCCTACGATAGTTAGAAAGAAACGAACCTAAGGCAATTGCTATGGTTAGACACATCAAAACTCAATACACCACCATTTGACATTGGCAAGAAGAAAAATACCCATTAGGAGGATGACTAGAGATGGTCGAATATTCTTTTGTAGTGGACTTATCTGGCAACAGATTAAGTCCATGCAACAAAAACAAAGCATATTATCTTATTCGGAAAAACAAAGCTAAAATGCTTAATAAATTTCCAATGGTAATACAGCTACAAAAAATAGTTGAGGATGATAATATTGATGATGTTAAAAATTATCTTGGAATTGATGATGGAAGTAAAAATGTGGGCCTGGGAATAATTCAACAATGTAACACAAAGGTTAAAACAGTTTTCAAAGGAACTATAGAATTAAGGCAAGATGTTTCCACAAAAATGACTGTAAGAAAGGGCCATAGAACATATCATAGGTACCATAAAAGATAT
This DNA window, taken from Clostridium estertheticum, encodes the following:
- a CDS encoding nitroreductase family protein gives rise to the protein MELIETIKSRRSIRKFKPDPIPDQYITELIEAGRLAPSGSNLQATRYVIIKSLEARSKLAQCTPLPFVTRAPLIIVCCIDKQVLTTTNARTKELIEANAFIDTPLANMSKDSDALEKRKKEMDEESLKSYLFLNATIALEHIALRAVDLGLGSCWIMMFNSKKAKEILELDERYDVVALLPIGYPDQNPSQRPRLQLEELIIQTI
- a CDS encoding MerR family transcriptional regulator is translated as MEYTVQKLGKLAGVSTRTLRYYDEIGILKPARINSSGYRIYGEKEVDRLQQILFYRELGVSLDSIKEIVTAPSFNAANALIEHREKLLEKRNQLDTLIANVDKTIAITGGEIKMSDKEKFEGFKKNMIDDNEKKYGSEIREKYGKDTIEKSNAKAMNMTQKQYDEVTKLASQVTITLAEAFKNGDPASDIAQEAADLHKKWLTYYWSEYSKEAHAGLAQMYVDDERFTAYYDKEQPGTAAFLRDAVLIYTGMKK